Proteins from one Neodiprion fabricii isolate iyNeoFabr1 chromosome 5, iyNeoFabr1.1, whole genome shotgun sequence genomic window:
- the LOC124183486 gene encoding transmembrane protein 47 isoform X2, protein MAQTTTIETVTITRPLKVIAFVCGVIVILLMIMGLASTDWLMALGWRQGLFAHCIEDGAPTPLPFHMTTPAGCYQARDVGYIKAAAALCVVCLLADIAATILTGLGLRSQDHRDKHKYYLFAVFCMGLALAALLIALVVYPVCFAAELNHGNRTMWEFGWAYGVGWGAAIFLFGGAVLLLCDKESEEIYYKERKIVRDDIGGGGGSMIGVGHHGVRSGTQLA, encoded by the exons ATGGCTCAAACAACCACAATCGAAACTGTGACCATCACCAGGCCACTGAAA GTGATAGCATTCGTATGTGGGGTGATAGTCATTTTGTTAATGATAATGGGACTGGCATCGACTGACTGGTTGATGGCGCTAGGATGGCGACAAGGTCTCTTTGCACACTGCATTGAAGACGGTGCCCCGACTCCATTGCCATTCCATATGACTACACCAGCGGGATGTTATCAGGCTCGGGATGTCG GATACATAAAAGCGGCAGCTGCGCTCTGTGTCGTATGTCTTTTGGCTGATATAGCAGCAACAATTTTAACAGGACTAGGCCTGCGATCTCAAGACCATCGCGATAAGCACAAGTATTATCTTTTTGCGGTGTTCTGTATGGGGCTTGCAT TAGCCGCTCTTCTCATAGCTCTCGTCGTTTATCCAGTCTGCTTTGCTGCAGAACTGAATCATG GAAACCGAACTATGTGGGAGTTTGGCTGGGCATATGGAGTTGGCTGGGGGGCAGCTATTTTTCTATTTGGTGGGGCAGTACTTCTCTTATGTGATAAAGAGAGCGAAGAAATTTACTacaaggagagaaaaatcgtcCGTGATGATATAGGAGGTGGCGGAGGTTCCATGATTGGAGTAGGGCATCACGGAGTAAGAAGCGGCACACAGCTAGCTTAG
- the LOC124183486 gene encoding transmembrane protein 47 isoform X1 — protein sequence MIMYTAADNRMGQNEIAQVIAFVCGVIVILLMIMGLASTDWLMALGWRQGLFAHCIEDGAPTPLPFHMTTPAGCYQARDVGYIKAAAALCVVCLLADIAATILTGLGLRSQDHRDKHKYYLFAVFCMGLALAALLIALVVYPVCFAAELNHGNRTMWEFGWAYGVGWGAAIFLFGGAVLLLCDKESEEIYYKERKIVRDDIGGGGGSMIGVGHHGVRSGTQLA from the exons ATGATTATGTACACCGCCGCTGATAATCGTATGGGGCAAAACGAGATTGCTCAG GTGATAGCATTCGTATGTGGGGTGATAGTCATTTTGTTAATGATAATGGGACTGGCATCGACTGACTGGTTGATGGCGCTAGGATGGCGACAAGGTCTCTTTGCACACTGCATTGAAGACGGTGCCCCGACTCCATTGCCATTCCATATGACTACACCAGCGGGATGTTATCAGGCTCGGGATGTCG GATACATAAAAGCGGCAGCTGCGCTCTGTGTCGTATGTCTTTTGGCTGATATAGCAGCAACAATTTTAACAGGACTAGGCCTGCGATCTCAAGACCATCGCGATAAGCACAAGTATTATCTTTTTGCGGTGTTCTGTATGGGGCTTGCAT TAGCCGCTCTTCTCATAGCTCTCGTCGTTTATCCAGTCTGCTTTGCTGCAGAACTGAATCATG GAAACCGAACTATGTGGGAGTTTGGCTGGGCATATGGAGTTGGCTGGGGGGCAGCTATTTTTCTATTTGGTGGGGCAGTACTTCTCTTATGTGATAAAGAGAGCGAAGAAATTTACTacaaggagagaaaaatcgtcCGTGATGATATAGGAGGTGGCGGAGGTTCCATGATTGGAGTAGGGCATCACGGAGTAAGAAGCGGCACACAGCTAGCTTAG